A window from Aquabacterium sp. NJ1 encodes these proteins:
- a CDS encoding SLC13 family permease, producing the protein MVHLLGKLLRSLREDKFFLVLLAGLVALSALAPSGMGAYASLVDWPTIAALTGLLLLTKGIEVSGVLHRFGLALIRLMVTERAAALCLVIAAALLSMVLTNDVALFVVVPLTLGMCRLTKMPATRLIVFEALAVNVGSALTPIGNPQNLFLWQRSEASFGQFVWHMLPLVALMMAALLVLTACTFGRQAVQARDDATLVALDRPLLGVSLALYLPFLIATDLHHVGVAVTALLAVFLVLRPRVLAQLDWGLLLVFILMFIDLRLLVGLAGVREALQHLGLDQPAHLYFAGIGASQIVSNVPAAIALAEYAKDWRVLAYGVNVGGFGFMVGSLANLIALRLSGDRRAWLSFHAYAIPALFVAAAMGYLLLFVR; encoded by the coding sequence ATGGTGCATTTGCTGGGCAAACTGTTGCGCAGTTTGCGTGAAGACAAGTTTTTCCTTGTTCTGCTTGCCGGTCTGGTGGCACTCAGCGCGCTTGCACCGAGCGGCATGGGCGCCTATGCGTCGCTGGTCGATTGGCCGACGATCGCGGCGCTCACCGGGTTGTTGCTGCTGACCAAGGGCATCGAGGTCAGTGGCGTGCTGCACCGTTTCGGCCTCGCCCTCATCCGCTTGATGGTGACCGAGCGCGCTGCGGCGCTGTGCCTGGTGATCGCCGCCGCGTTGCTGTCCATGGTGCTGACCAACGACGTGGCCTTGTTTGTCGTGGTGCCTCTGACGCTGGGGATGTGCCGCCTCACGAAAATGCCGGCAACCAGGCTGATCGTGTTCGAGGCGCTGGCCGTGAATGTCGGCTCGGCGCTGACGCCGATTGGCAATCCACAGAATCTGTTCCTGTGGCAACGCTCGGAAGCTTCTTTCGGTCAGTTCGTGTGGCACATGCTGCCGCTGGTCGCGCTGATGATGGCAGCGCTGCTTGTGCTGACCGCCTGCACGTTTGGCCGCCAGGCAGTGCAGGCACGCGACGACGCCACCCTCGTGGCGCTTGACCGCCCGCTGCTGGGTGTGTCGCTTGCGCTGTACTTGCCGTTCCTGATTGCCACCGACCTGCATCACGTCGGCGTGGCGGTGACCGCGTTGCTGGCGGTGTTCCTGGTGCTGCGGCCGCGTGTGTTGGCCCAGCTGGACTGGGGGCTGCTGCTGGTGTTCATCCTGATGTTCATCGACCTGCGTCTGCTCGTTGGCCTGGCGGGTGTGCGCGAAGCGCTGCAACACCTCGGGCTTGACCAGCCAGCGCACCTGTATTTCGCCGGCATCGGCGCCTCGCAGATCGTCAGCAATGTGCCGGCGGCCATCGCGCTGGCGGAATACGCCAAAGACTGGCGGGTGCTGGCCTACGGCGTGAACGTCGGCGGCTTCGGGTTCATGGTCGGTTCGCTCGCTAACCTGATCGCCCTGCGCCTGTCAGGTGACCGCAGGGCCTGGCTGAGCTTTCACGCCTACGCCATCCCCGCGCTGTTCGTGGCCGCCGCCATGGGCTACCTGCTGCTGTTCGTGAGGTAA
- the rpsP gene encoding 30S ribosomal protein S16: MVVIRLSRGGSKKRPFYNIVVAEQKNRRDGRFLERVGFYNPLASGNAETLRLSLDRVAHWVGNGAQPSEAVTRLVSEAKAKAAPAA, translated from the coding sequence ATGGTCGTGATTCGACTCTCTCGCGGTGGCTCCAAGAAGCGCCCCTTCTACAACATCGTTGTGGCTGAACAAAAGAACCGCCGTGACGGCCGCTTCCTGGAGCGCGTGGGTTTCTACAACCCCCTGGCTTCCGGCAACGCCGAAACCCTGCGCCTGTCGCTGGACCGCGTGGCCCACTGGGTTGGCAACGGTGCCCAGCCCTCTGAGGCCGTGACCCGTCTGGTCAGCGAAGCCAAGGCCAAGGCCGCTCCCGCTGCCTGA
- the rimM gene encoding ribosome maturation factor RimM (Essential for efficient processing of 16S rRNA), whose protein sequence is MNDRAETYTPVLDDGVVWPADAVEVGRIVDAWGVKGGIKVQPFSSDPQALFCTKKWFLRPGETAAGALPRPSAAKASAAAQAAPAAAPKGVLRLSKPRFLQVKQAREQGDVVVATADGLEDRNAAEALKGARVYVSRSAFPTPDADEFYWVDLIGLDVLNKAGEALGKVVDLLDTGPNSVLRLEGEAGEDGKPVERMIPFVSAYIVSVSLADRRIVADWGLDY, encoded by the coding sequence ATGAACGATCGCGCCGAGACCTATACCCCTGTTCTGGACGACGGTGTCGTCTGGCCTGCAGATGCGGTAGAGGTCGGGCGCATCGTTGACGCCTGGGGCGTGAAAGGCGGGATCAAGGTCCAGCCTTTCTCCTCTGATCCTCAGGCGCTGTTCTGTACCAAGAAATGGTTCTTGCGCCCCGGCGAAACCGCTGCGGGCGCTTTGCCACGTCCGTCTGCAGCCAAGGCCAGTGCCGCGGCGCAGGCTGCCCCGGCTGCCGCGCCCAAAGGTGTGCTGCGCCTGAGCAAGCCGCGCTTCCTGCAGGTCAAGCAGGCCCGTGAGCAGGGCGACGTGGTCGTGGCCACGGCCGATGGCCTGGAAGACCGCAATGCCGCCGAGGCGCTCAAGGGCGCCCGCGTGTACGTGTCGCGCTCGGCCTTCCCGACGCCCGACGCAGACGAGTTCTACTGGGTCGACCTGATCGGCCTGGATGTGCTCAACAAAGCCGGCGAAGCCCTGGGCAAGGTGGTTGATCTGCTCGACACCGGCCCCAACAGCGTGTTGCGCCTGGAGGGCGAGGCTGGCGAAGACGGCAAGCCCGTCGAGCGCATGATCCCCTTCGTGTCGGCCTACATTGTCAGCGTGAGCCTGGCCGATCGGCGCATCGTGGCCGATTGGGGCCTGGACTACTGA
- the trmD gene encoding tRNA (guanosine(37)-N1)-methyltransferase TrmD, giving the protein MRFDVITLFPELFAPFQSIGVTRRAFETGAVDVRLWPLRDHADGTYRRVDDRPFGGGPGMVMLVEPLVRCLSAIRSDQAAAAAPRLPVVLFSPAGKPLTQQRVQHLAQGPGAVLLCGRYEGIDQRFIDAHVDEEISMGDYVLSGGELPALTLIDAVARLQPGVLNDVASHEQDSFSDGLLDCPHYSRPEVLSLPEQGEGASVEAAVPPVLMSGHHAHIARWRREQQLAITARRRPELIEAARARGELSKQDEHFLSQLAL; this is encoded by the coding sequence GTGCGCTTCGACGTCATCACCCTGTTTCCCGAGTTGTTCGCCCCGTTTCAAAGCATCGGCGTGACGCGCCGCGCGTTCGAGACGGGCGCGGTGGACGTGCGCTTGTGGCCCTTGCGTGACCATGCCGACGGCACCTACCGCCGTGTGGACGATCGCCCCTTTGGTGGCGGCCCCGGCATGGTGATGCTGGTCGAGCCCCTGGTGCGCTGCCTCTCGGCGATCCGCTCGGACCAGGCGGCGGCCGCGGCCCCGCGCCTGCCGGTGGTGCTCTTCAGCCCGGCGGGCAAACCTTTGACCCAGCAGCGTGTGCAGCACCTGGCCCAGGGGCCGGGTGCGGTGCTGCTGTGCGGCCGTTACGAGGGCATCGACCAGCGCTTCATCGATGCCCATGTGGACGAAGAAATCTCCATGGGTGACTACGTGCTCTCAGGCGGCGAGCTGCCTGCGCTGACCTTGATCGACGCCGTGGCCCGCCTGCAGCCCGGCGTGCTCAACGACGTGGCTTCGCACGAACAGGACAGCTTCTCGGACGGTCTGCTGGACTGCCCGCATTACAGCCGCCCGGAGGTGCTGAGCCTGCCGGAGCAGGGTGAGGGCGCCAGCGTGGAGGCCGCCGTGCCGCCCGTGCTCATGTCGGGCCACCACGCGCACATTGCGCGCTGGCGCCGGGAGCAGCAGCTGGCCATCACCGCCCGTCGCCGGCCCGAGTTGATCGAGGCAGCCAGGGCGCGCGGTGAATTGTCCAAACAAGACGAACACTTTTTATCCCAACTCGCGCTATAA
- the rplS gene encoding 50S ribosomal protein L19, translating to MSNIIQQLEQEEIARLNKTIPSFAPGDTVIVSVNVVEGTRKRVQAYEGVVIAKRNRGLNSSFIVRKISSGEGVERTFQLYSPLIAGIEVKRRGDVRRAKLYYLRQRSGKSARIKEKLA from the coding sequence ATGTCCAACATCATTCAACAGCTCGAGCAAGAAGAAATTGCTCGTCTGAACAAGACCATCCCCTCTTTCGCCCCTGGCGACACCGTGATCGTGTCCGTCAACGTGGTGGAAGGTACCCGCAAGCGCGTCCAGGCCTACGAAGGCGTCGTGATCGCCAAGCGTAACCGCGGCCTGAACTCCAGCTTCATCGTGCGCAAGATCTCCAGCGGCGAAGGCGTGGAGCGTACGTTCCAGCTGTACAGCCCCCTGATCGCTGGCATCGAAGTCAAGCGTCGCGGCGATGTGCGCCGTGCCAAGCTGTACTACCTGCGTCAGCGCAGCGGCAAGTCGGCACGTATCAAGGAGAAGCTGGCTTAA
- a CDS encoding CoA pyrophosphatase has translation MAFMIDPRVAELLGHDAHLPAVDPQRFTRASLVQRFQQPPVWQPDVEVEKWYRAPDPVPASVLVPLVMRGEPSVLLTQRTTHLKKHAGQISFPGGRSEPSDPDAVATALREAQEEVGLAPSRVDVLGTLPTYTTGTGFVVTPVVGLIEPGAQELERLQLQADPSEVDEIFEVPLHFLMDPRYHQRRAFDVSGTRLEFFSMPWTSQATDKEYFIWGATAAMLRNLYRFLSA, from the coding sequence ATGGCATTCATGATCGATCCTCGTGTGGCCGAGCTGTTGGGCCACGATGCCCACCTGCCGGCTGTTGACCCGCAGCGCTTCACGCGGGCTTCGCTGGTTCAGCGCTTCCAGCAGCCACCCGTCTGGCAGCCCGATGTCGAAGTCGAGAAGTGGTACCGTGCGCCGGATCCGGTGCCGGCCTCGGTGCTGGTGCCTCTGGTGATGCGTGGCGAGCCCAGCGTCTTGCTGACACAACGCACCACGCACCTCAAGAAGCACGCCGGCCAGATCAGCTTTCCGGGTGGGCGCAGCGAACCCTCTGACCCGGACGCCGTTGCCACGGCCTTGCGCGAGGCGCAGGAAGAAGTGGGCCTGGCGCCGTCACGGGTGGACGTATTGGGTACCTTGCCCACCTACACCACGGGCACCGGCTTTGTGGTCACGCCCGTGGTGGGCCTGATCGAGCCTGGTGCGCAAGAGCTGGAGCGCCTGCAGCTGCAAGCCGACCCCAGCGAAGTGGATGAGATCTTCGAGGTGCCGCTGCACTTCCTGATGGACCCGCGTTACCACCAGCGCCGTGCCTTCGATGTGTCGGGCACCCGCCTGGAGTTCTTCTCCATGCCGTGGACGTCGCAGGCCACCGACAAGGAGTACTTCATCTGGGGTGCGACTGCCGCGATGTTGCGAAATTTATACCGCTTCCTGTCTGCCTGA
- a CDS encoding CobD/CbiB family protein → MSFFAVLFALLAEQLKPLSNLNPIHHGLTGWVRWAGRNFDAGEDMHARVVWGITVLAPAALTAIIYVFTNRYSTVLALGLDVAVLYLTLGFRQFSHHFTDIRDALEAGREDRARELLAHWQNLDASELPRTEILRHVLEYSLLAAHRHVFGVFFWFVALSSLGLGPAGAVLYRMAEFASRYWSYRSQITGVSTHDRLMSLSQTLFSLVDHAPARLTAFGFAVVGNFEDAVDAWRRHAVLWVRPNEGTILSAASGALGVRLGGQVAPSTDGARDVSRTITQGDAPDVIEAQGSTTGAAPQMAHLRSVVGLIWRSVVLWMLLLALLSLANLIG, encoded by the coding sequence ATGAGCTTTTTTGCCGTGCTCTTCGCCCTGTTGGCGGAGCAGCTCAAGCCCTTGTCGAACCTCAACCCCATCCACCACGGACTGACTGGCTGGGTGCGTTGGGCTGGGCGCAACTTCGATGCCGGCGAGGACATGCACGCGCGCGTGGTCTGGGGCATCACGGTGCTGGCGCCTGCTGCGCTCACGGCCATCATCTATGTGTTCACCAACCGCTACAGCACCGTGCTGGCTCTGGGCCTGGATGTGGCCGTGCTGTACCTGACGCTGGGCTTTCGTCAGTTCAGCCACCACTTCACCGACATCCGCGATGCCCTGGAGGCCGGCCGTGAAGACCGCGCACGCGAGTTGCTGGCGCACTGGCAGAACCTGGACGCCAGCGAACTGCCCCGCACCGAGATCCTGCGCCATGTGCTGGAGTACTCGCTGCTGGCTGCGCACCGCCACGTGTTCGGCGTGTTCTTCTGGTTCGTGGCCCTGTCGTCATTGGGCCTGGGGCCGGCGGGGGCCGTGCTCTACCGCATGGCCGAGTTCGCCAGCCGTTATTGGTCGTACCGCAGCCAGATCACCGGGGTGTCCACGCACGACCGCCTGATGAGCCTGTCGCAGACCTTGTTCTCGCTGGTCGACCATGCGCCCGCGCGCTTGACGGCCTTTGGTTTTGCCGTGGTGGGCAACTTTGAGGATGCCGTGGATGCCTGGCGGCGTCACGCCGTGTTGTGGGTACGCCCCAATGAGGGCACCATCCTGTCGGCTGCCTCGGGGGCACTGGGTGTGCGCCTGGGTGGCCAGGTGGCGCCGAGCACCGACGGCGCACGCGATGTGAGCCGCACGATCACGCAAGGCGATGCGCCCGATGTGATCGAAGCGCAAGGCAGCACCACCGGTGCCGCGCCCCAGATGGCCCACCTGCGCAGTGTGGTGGGTCTGATCTGGCGCTCGGTGGTCCTGTGGATGCTGCTGCTGGCCTTGCTCTCGCTGGCCAACCTCATTGGTTGA
- a CDS encoding hotdog fold domain-containing protein, producing the protein MSQVLNLFNSVGPEQFTTMICQIAPYFSTITPSVTALRPGYAEATVPLRKEVTNHLGTMHAIALCNAAELVAGTMTDASLPAGYRWIPKGMSVEYLAKVKTDIRAVSDGSGIDWTQTGDQVVPVEVFDTEGKKVFTARITMNVKAAG; encoded by the coding sequence ATGAGCCAAGTCCTGAACCTGTTCAACAGCGTCGGGCCCGAGCAGTTCACCACCATGATCTGCCAGATCGCCCCCTACTTCAGCACCATCACGCCCAGCGTCACGGCGCTGCGCCCGGGTTATGCAGAAGCCACCGTCCCCTTGCGCAAGGAAGTCACCAACCACCTGGGCACCATGCATGCGATCGCGCTGTGCAACGCGGCCGAATTGGTGGCCGGCACCATGACCGACGCCTCGCTGCCGGCCGGCTACCGCTGGATTCCCAAGGGCATGAGCGTGGAATACCTGGCCAAGGTCAAGACCGACATCCGTGCCGTGTCCGATGGCAGCGGCATTGACTGGACGCAGACGGGCGATCAGGTCGTGCCCGTGGAGGTGTTCGATACCGAAGGCAAGAAGGTCTTCACGGCGCGCATCACGATGAATGTGAAAGCAGCCGGCTGA
- a CDS encoding TetR/AcrR family transcriptional regulator — MKQASKTIEPKAAAKEKAVGVRGVLERAYPGSRAQLKRRMLEGALACFNEHGIEPTTIEMILARCEASVGNLYHHFGSKDGLVAALFFCTLQDQAALVDEELAKAHSMREGVAALVYSYVDWVSAQPELARFMFQARSAVSKGPHASELQQRNRLRAKLVMNWFAQADRPVRIKDWPTELLPSLIIGPAENLSRAWLSGRVKATPAHYREQLAEAAWLSVAGSD; from the coding sequence ATGAAGCAAGCAAGCAAGACCATTGAACCCAAGGCTGCAGCGAAAGAAAAGGCCGTGGGTGTGCGGGGTGTGCTGGAGCGGGCCTACCCAGGCAGCCGGGCGCAACTCAAGCGGCGCATGCTGGAGGGGGCGCTGGCCTGCTTCAACGAACACGGTATCGAGCCCACCACCATCGAGATGATCCTGGCGCGCTGTGAAGCGAGCGTGGGCAACCTGTACCACCACTTCGGCAGCAAGGACGGCCTGGTGGCTGCGCTGTTTTTCTGCACCCTGCAGGATCAGGCGGCCCTGGTGGACGAGGAACTGGCCAAGGCCCACTCCATGCGTGAAGGCGTGGCCGCGTTGGTCTACAGCTACGTGGATTGGGTGAGTGCCCAGCCGGAGCTGGCGCGCTTCATGTTCCAGGCGCGCTCGGCGGTGTCCAAGGGGCCGCATGCCAGCGAGTTGCAGCAGCGCAACCGCCTACGCGCCAAGCTCGTCATGAACTGGTTTGCCCAGGCTGATCGGCCAGTCCGCATCAAGGACTGGCCGACCGAGCTCTTGCCTTCCTTGATCATCGGCCCCGCCGAGAACCTCAGCCGCGCCTGGTTGTCCGGGCGGGTCAAGGCTACGCCCGCGCATTACCGCGAGCAGCTGGCCGAGGCCGCCTGGCTGAGCGTGGCAGGGTCAGACTGA
- the kstD gene encoding 3-oxosteroid 1-dehydrogenase, whose protein sequence is MPVSRTRRQVLQGAASAALTTSVMGSLSSPAQAAEDTFDVVVIGSGAAGMTAALSAAKRGLRVVVIEKADKFGGSTARSGAGIWIRNNEVLQKAGVTDTPEQAAAYLDAVVGPIVPPERKATYLQQGPAMISFILRNTPLRFRWMEGYSDYYPELPGGKPNGASIEPDQFDGRLLGKELANLNPPYLATPPGVVIFGGEYKWLNLAAVSAKGALIAANAVARYAEAMLKGQIPLTMGQALAAGLRAGLLQANVPVWLNTPLIDLQFDANGRVNGVLVNKNGNPTVIRATRGVVMAAGGFEHNLKMRLDYQQHPITTDWTVGTKTNTGDGIQAGQRAGAALDLMDDAWWGPVIPLPEGPYFVLAERTLPGSIMVNSQGQRFVNEAAPYTDFVHATYKQALVSQDVNAWMVVDQRYRNRYLFKETLPFLPLPQRWYDAGVVVKDLTLEGLATKMGVPPAALRNTVQRFNGFADAGKDLDFHRGDSVYDHYYTDPAVRPSSSLAALRHAPFYAFKIRPGDLGTKGGLRTDARARVLRDDGSVIEGLYAAGNNSASVMGHSYAGAGSTIGPAMTFGYVAGNDLADQAPSV, encoded by the coding sequence ATGCCTGTATCCCGCACCCGTCGACAAGTCCTTCAAGGCGCCGCATCGGCCGCGCTGACCACCAGCGTGATGGGCAGCCTCAGCAGCCCCGCCCAAGCCGCCGAGGACACGTTTGACGTGGTCGTGATCGGCTCGGGCGCCGCGGGCATGACCGCCGCCTTGAGCGCCGCCAAACGCGGCCTGCGCGTCGTCGTGATCGAAAAGGCCGACAAGTTCGGTGGCTCCACGGCCCGCTCGGGCGCCGGCATCTGGATCCGCAACAACGAGGTGCTGCAAAAGGCCGGCGTGACCGACACGCCCGAACAAGCTGCCGCCTACCTGGACGCCGTGGTCGGGCCCATCGTGCCGCCCGAGCGCAAGGCCACCTATCTGCAGCAAGGCCCGGCCATGATCTCCTTCATCCTGCGCAACACGCCGCTGCGCTTTCGATGGATGGAGGGCTACTCTGACTACTACCCCGAGTTGCCAGGCGGCAAGCCCAACGGCGCCTCCATCGAGCCCGATCAGTTCGATGGCCGGCTGCTGGGCAAGGAGCTGGCCAACCTCAACCCGCCCTACCTGGCGACGCCGCCCGGCGTGGTGATCTTCGGTGGCGAGTACAAGTGGCTGAACCTCGCGGCCGTGTCCGCCAAGGGCGCCCTGATCGCAGCCAATGCCGTGGCACGTTATGCAGAGGCCATGCTCAAGGGCCAGATCCCGCTGACCATGGGCCAGGCCCTGGCGGCCGGCCTGCGTGCCGGCTTGCTTCAGGCCAATGTGCCGGTGTGGCTCAACACGCCCCTGATCGACCTGCAGTTCGACGCCAATGGCCGCGTCAACGGCGTGCTCGTCAACAAGAACGGCAACCCCACGGTGATCCGGGCCACACGAGGCGTGGTCATGGCCGCAGGCGGCTTCGAGCACAACCTGAAGATGCGGCTGGATTACCAGCAACACCCCATCACCACGGACTGGACGGTCGGCACCAAGACCAACACGGGTGACGGCATCCAGGCCGGGCAACGCGCCGGCGCCGCGCTGGACCTGATGGACGACGCCTGGTGGGGTCCGGTCATCCCCCTGCCGGAAGGCCCCTACTTCGTGCTGGCCGAACGCACCCTGCCGGGCAGCATCATGGTCAACAGCCAGGGCCAGCGTTTCGTCAACGAAGCCGCGCCTTACACGGACTTCGTGCACGCCACCTACAAGCAAGCCCTGGTCAGCCAGGACGTGAACGCCTGGATGGTGGTGGACCAACGCTACCGCAACCGCTACCTGTTCAAGGAAACGCTGCCCTTCCTGCCGCTGCCGCAACGCTGGTATGACGCCGGCGTGGTCGTCAAGGACCTGACACTCGAAGGCCTGGCCACCAAGATGGGCGTGCCCCCGGCCGCGCTGCGCAACACCGTGCAACGCTTCAACGGCTTTGCCGATGCCGGCAAAGACCTGGACTTCCACCGCGGCGACAGTGTCTATGACCACTACTACACGGACCCCGCCGTGCGCCCCAGCTCCAGCCTGGCCGCACTGCGCCATGCGCCCTTCTACGCCTTCAAGATCCGGCCGGGCGATCTGGGCACCAAGGGTGGCTTGCGCACCGATGCGCGCGCCCGCGTGCTGCGCGACGATGGCAGCGTCATCGAAGGCCTTTATGCCGCGGGCAACAACAGCGCGTCGGTCATGGGCCACAGCTATGCGGGTGCGGGCTCGACCATCGGCCCGGCCATGACCTTCGGCTACGTGGCCGGCAACGACCTGGCGGACCAGGCTCCTTCAGTCTGA
- a CDS encoding nitronate monooxygenase family protein, producing the protein MGDKLSGLRELGVSYPVMQAGMPGIAGPELAAAVSLAGGIGTLGIMDVSEWGTALALTRRLCQGRPFNANLLLPFTRARHIELVIAQQVPMVTLFWGRDAALIQRLKQAGIFTFQQVGSVDEARFALDAGIDALIVQGREAGGHVRGTSLLKVILPAIVGEAGEVPVFAAGGMYTEQDALAARHMGASGVSTGTRFVATNESRAHDAYKRGLVEADDTVVTTLFGLNWDAPHRVLPNEATRRWCDAQGQAPAWVRGLHKLTGLGRRLMPMKAELTHWQRAAMPLLTGAALEASMPARMAGCTALYAGADVGRIRSVMPAAEVVRELAAAFDQRGSRAGRAA; encoded by the coding sequence ATGGGAGACAAGTTGTCGGGTTTACGTGAGCTGGGCGTGTCCTATCCGGTCATGCAAGCCGGCATGCCGGGCATCGCGGGGCCTGAACTGGCCGCGGCAGTCAGCCTGGCGGGTGGCATCGGCACGCTGGGCATCATGGATGTGTCCGAGTGGGGCACGGCGCTGGCCTTGACGCGGCGCCTGTGCCAGGGGAGGCCCTTCAACGCGAACCTCTTGCTGCCCTTCACGCGGGCGCGTCACATCGAGCTGGTGATCGCGCAGCAGGTGCCGATGGTGACGCTGTTCTGGGGGCGTGATGCGGCCTTGATCCAGCGTTTGAAGCAGGCCGGCATCTTCACCTTCCAGCAAGTGGGCAGCGTGGACGAGGCGCGTTTTGCGCTGGATGCAGGCATCGATGCCTTGATCGTGCAAGGCCGCGAAGCGGGTGGGCATGTGCGCGGCACCAGCTTGCTCAAGGTCATTTTGCCGGCCATCGTGGGCGAGGCTGGCGAAGTGCCGGTGTTTGCGGCGGGCGGCATGTACACCGAGCAGGATGCCCTGGCGGCGCGGCACATGGGCGCCAGTGGCGTGTCAACGGGGACGCGTTTCGTGGCCACCAACGAAAGCCGCGCCCACGATGCCTACAAGCGTGGCCTGGTCGAGGCCGACGACACGGTGGTGACCACCTTGTTCGGTTTGAACTGGGATGCCCCGCACCGTGTGCTGCCCAACGAGGCCACGCGGCGCTGGTGTGATGCGCAAGGCCAGGCGCCAGCCTGGGTGCGCGGCCTGCACAAGCTCACAGGCTTGGGGCGGCGCCTGATGCCGATGAAGGCCGAGCTCACGCATTGGCAACGAGCGGCGATGCCTTTGTTGACCGGTGCCGCGCTGGAGGCCAGCATGCCGGCACGCATGGCGGGCTGTACGGCTTTGTATGCGGGGGCCGATGTGGGCCGTATCCGATCCGTGATGCCGGCGGCCGAGGTGGTCAGGGAACTGGCGGCGGCATTTGATCAGCGCGGCAGCCGGGCTGGCCGGGCGGCTTGA
- the rsgA gene encoding ribosome small subunit-dependent GTPase A produces MKRPGKPSGVRRNSKSTDTSQCQSGLVVATHGRHVIVEDDAGERLICHPRGKKSEAVVGDRVMWQHTLEGGDEGVIVAVEERKSLLYRQDEWRSKSFAANLDQLLMWIAVEPVFSESQLTRALIAAESAGIPPTIVLNKIDLPGAQAARDRLAPYRAMGYKVVELSLKKETEAARAQVAPLLERKATLVLGPSGAGKSTLINTLLPNARAETQEISQALNSGKHTTTSSLWYWLDDSRTSAVIDSPGFQEFGMHHIPPTELARWMPDIARHMNDCRFHNCTHRQEPGCAVQAAVARGEISPIRLSLYTALYDELSQPRW; encoded by the coding sequence ATGAAGCGGCCCGGCAAACCCAGCGGCGTTCGTCGCAACAGCAAGAGCACGGACACCAGCCAGTGCCAGAGCGGCCTGGTGGTGGCCACGCACGGCCGCCATGTGATCGTGGAAGACGATGCTGGCGAGCGCCTGATCTGCCACCCACGCGGCAAGAAAAGCGAAGCCGTGGTGGGCGACCGCGTCATGTGGCAACACACCCTGGAAGGCGGTGACGAAGGCGTGATCGTGGCCGTGGAAGAGCGCAAGAGCCTTCTCTACCGCCAGGACGAGTGGCGCAGCAAATCCTTCGCCGCCAACCTCGACCAGTTGCTGATGTGGATCGCGGTGGAGCCCGTGTTCAGCGAATCGCAGCTCACACGCGCGCTGATCGCCGCCGAGTCTGCAGGCATCCCACCCACCATCGTGCTCAACAAGATCGACCTGCCCGGTGCGCAGGCTGCACGTGATCGCCTCGCGCCTTATCGCGCCATGGGCTACAAGGTGGTCGAGTTGTCCCTGAAAAAGGAGACCGAGGCCGCACGCGCCCAGGTCGCCCCCTTGCTGGAACGCAAGGCCACACTGGTGCTGGGCCCGTCCGGCGCAGGCAAGAGCACGCTGATCAACACCCTGCTGCCCAACGCCCGCGCCGAAACGCAAGAGATCTCGCAGGCGCTCAACTCCGGCAAGCACACCACCACATCCAGCCTCTGGTACTGGCTGGACGACAGCCGCACCAGCGCCGTGATCGACTCACCGGGCTTTCAGGAGTTCGGCATGCACCACATCCCGCCCACCGAACTGGCGCGCTGGATGCCCGACATCGCCCGGCACATGAACGACTGCCGCTTCCACAACTGCACGCACCGGCAGGAACCGGGCTGTGCGGTGCAGGCCGCCGTGGCGCGTGGCGAGATCAGCCCCATCCGCCTGAGCCTGTACACCGCGCTGTATGACGAGCTCAGCCAGCCGCGCTGGTGA
- a CDS encoding 4a-hydroxytetrahydrobiopterin dehydratase gives MTAAHALPLQQQRCSHQSGPALTPDEQLLLLSQLQGWQVDTSTPGGALTKTYTLADFHHTMAFVNAVAWVAHEQDHHPDLAVSYKHCTIRWSTHSVGGLSLNDFICAARVDALSA, from the coding sequence ATGACCGCAGCCCATGCCCTGCCCCTGCAGCAACAGCGTTGCAGCCACCAGAGCGGCCCCGCCCTCACGCCTGACGAGCAATTGCTGCTCCTGAGCCAGCTGCAAGGCTGGCAGGTGGACACCAGCACGCCAGGCGGCGCCCTCACCAAGACCTACACCCTGGCCGACTTCCACCACACCATGGCCTTCGTCAACGCCGTGGCCTGGGTCGCCCATGAACAAGACCACCACCCTGATCTGGCCGTGAGCTACAAACACTGCACCATCCGCTGGTCCACGCATTCCGTGGGCGGCCTGTCCCTCAACGACTTCATCTGCGCCGCCCGCGTGGACGCCCTGTCCGCATGA